The following are from one region of the Hymenobacter sp. YIM 151858-1 genome:
- a CDS encoding DUF1990 domain-containing protein, giving the protein MSAANPAAAPAWHQYRNQLEAYGKAKVNYDLERVHEYTSETGWQLDDYGTDLPAEPPGPPVAGGSFEAAKQVLLNYSFPPPDLITGIFVPEQPLAERVMLLRGRFLGFTFWFGVRIGGVIDEQRTPSPDDGPEQVWGYNYRTLEGHFEKGEITFTVHKQLRTGRVRFQVKAYSQPDRIQNFFYRIGFKLFGRMLQRKFARESMRRMREQVVAQLRQGGAGQSG; this is encoded by the coding sequence ATGAGCGCAGCTAACCCCGCCGCGGCACCCGCCTGGCACCAATACCGCAACCAACTGGAGGCCTACGGCAAAGCCAAAGTAAACTACGACCTGGAGCGCGTACACGAGTATACCTCCGAAACCGGCTGGCAGCTCGATGATTACGGCACCGACTTGCCCGCCGAGCCGCCCGGCCCACCCGTAGCCGGCGGCAGCTTTGAGGCGGCCAAGCAAGTGCTGCTGAACTACTCCTTTCCGCCGCCCGATCTGATTACGGGCATCTTCGTGCCGGAGCAGCCGTTGGCCGAGCGCGTAATGCTGCTGCGCGGCCGGTTCCTGGGCTTCACGTTCTGGTTTGGCGTGCGCATCGGCGGCGTAATCGACGAGCAGCGCACCCCCTCGCCCGACGATGGCCCCGAGCAGGTGTGGGGCTACAACTACCGCACCCTCGAGGGCCACTTCGAGAAGGGCGAAATCACCTTTACCGTGCACAAGCAGCTGCGCACCGGCCGCGTGCGGTTTCAGGTGAAAGCCTACTCGCAGCCCGACCGCATTCAGAATTTTTTCTACCGCATCGGCTTCAAGCTGTTCGGGCGCATGCTGCAGCGCAAGTTCGCCCGCGAGTCGATGCGGCGCATGCGCGAACAGGTAGTGGCGCAGTTGCGGCAAGGCGGTGCTGGTCAGTCAGGCTAG
- a CDS encoding DUF1990 domain-containing protein encodes MSQNPQTPDQGAGPFTERRYYIDIAHPKQPAEALMHDIQCNIERYSPGLLAEFHKEKGEKHGLHVGDEFHIKIIGPWNGSVRVTEVAKQHFELLTLEGHPEAGHIRFSLRQLPNQPGVLRFEIHSKARARDGLVAFAYGTLGVGKQVQEQTWVTFCQRVAEESGGEALGPVQVDTTEHDGAEKRKEHHERS; translated from the coding sequence ATGTCCCAAAACCCGCAAACCCCCGACCAGGGCGCCGGCCCTTTTACCGAGCGGCGCTACTACATCGATATAGCACATCCCAAACAGCCTGCCGAAGCCCTGATGCACGACATTCAGTGCAACATCGAGCGGTACTCGCCGGGCCTGCTGGCCGAGTTTCATAAGGAGAAAGGCGAAAAGCACGGCCTGCACGTGGGCGACGAGTTCCACATCAAAATCATCGGCCCCTGGAACGGCTCGGTCCGCGTAACGGAAGTAGCCAAGCAGCACTTCGAGTTGCTTACTCTGGAAGGTCACCCCGAAGCCGGGCACATCCGGTTTTCGCTGCGCCAGCTGCCCAACCAGCCCGGTGTGCTGCGCTTCGAGATTCACTCCAAAGCCCGGGCCCGCGACGGGCTGGTGGCCTTTGCCTACGGCACCCTGGGCGTGGGCAAGCAGGTGCAGGAGCAAACCTGGGTTACGTTTTGCCAACGCGTAGCCGAAGAAAGCGGCGGCGAAGCCCTGGGTCCGGTGCAGGTAGATACCACCGAGCACGACGGTGCCGAAAAGCGTAAGGAGCACCATGAGCGCAGCTAA
- a CDS encoding phosphoribosyltransferase yields MISQFENRLEAACLLAQQLQHLGLRPPGVVLAIPRGGVPVGAVVAQALGWPLELALTKKIGHPGNPEYAVGAVSETGYVLTPGLALPPEYLAEQIPRLQAQLRERRLQFVGNHPATPLQGRTVVITDDGVATGHTVLATIELVQAQRPARIVVAVPVSSPEALRLIETRVDAVVCLLAPPDFYAVGQYYRDFSETTDADVAAALAQARASAS; encoded by the coding sequence ATGATTTCTCAGTTTGAAAATCGACTGGAAGCGGCCTGCCTCCTGGCCCAACAGCTACAGCACCTAGGGCTGCGGCCGCCGGGCGTAGTGCTGGCTATACCCCGCGGCGGCGTGCCCGTTGGGGCCGTGGTAGCGCAGGCGCTGGGGTGGCCGCTCGAGCTGGCCTTAACCAAGAAAATCGGCCACCCCGGCAACCCCGAGTACGCCGTAGGGGCCGTAAGCGAAACCGGCTACGTGCTCACGCCCGGCCTGGCGCTGCCGCCCGAGTACTTAGCCGAGCAAATACCCCGCTTGCAGGCACAGCTGCGCGAGCGGCGGCTGCAATTTGTGGGCAACCACCCCGCCACGCCGCTGCAAGGCCGCACAGTAGTTATCACCGACGACGGCGTAGCCACGGGCCATACCGTGCTGGCTACCATCGAGTTGGTGCAGGCGCAGCGGCCCGCCCGCATAGTGGTTGCGGTGCCCGTATCGTCGCCGGAGGCGCTGCGGCTGATAGAAACACGGGTTGATGCGGTGGTGTGCCTGCTTGCGCCGCCCGATTTTTACGCCGTGGGCCAGTATTACCGCGACTTCAGCGAAACCACCGATGCCGATGTAGCCGCCGCGCTGGCGCAGGCACGCGCCTCCGCAAGCTAA
- a CDS encoding dienelactone hydrolase family protein: MNSSVVTPTTTAVRLELPQATLLGDLTVPTNASGIVVFSHGSGSSRLSSRNRFVAQCLQRAGFATLLFDLLTPEEDQHFEARFDIDLLTRRLLGATSWVRREQRLHDLRLGFFGASTGAASAMRAAAELGAQVHAVISRGGRPDLVLPALHRVSAPSLLIVGGQDWPVIGLNEQAMDALGGPCQMRVVQGAGHLFEEPGTLEEVADLAVDWCMHHLR, from the coding sequence ATGAATTCATCAGTAGTTACGCCGACCACCACGGCGGTACGGCTGGAGCTGCCGCAAGCCACCCTGTTGGGCGACCTGACGGTACCCACCAATGCTTCGGGCATCGTGGTGTTCTCGCACGGCAGCGGCAGCAGCCGGCTTAGCTCGCGCAACCGCTTTGTGGCCCAGTGCCTGCAACGGGCGGGTTTTGCCACCTTGCTTTTCGACCTGCTCACGCCCGAAGAAGACCAGCACTTCGAGGCCCGTTTCGATATTGATTTGCTAACGCGCCGCCTGCTGGGTGCTACCAGCTGGGTGCGCCGCGAGCAGCGCCTGCACGATTTGCGCCTCGGCTTTTTTGGGGCCAGCACCGGCGCCGCCTCGGCTATGCGCGCCGCCGCCGAGCTCGGCGCGCAGGTGCACGCGGTAATCTCGCGCGGCGGCCGCCCCGATTTGGTGTTGCCCGCGCTGCACCGGGTTTCGGCGCCGTCGCTACTGATTGTGGGCGGGCAGGATTGGCCCGTAATCGGCCTGAACGAGCAGGCCATGGATGCCCTAGGTGGCCCATGCCAGATGCGCGTGGTGCAAGGCGCCGGGCACTTGTTTGAGGAGCCCGGAACGCTCGAAGAAGTAGCCGACCTGGCCGTGGATTGGTGCATGCATCACCTGCGCTAA
- a CDS encoding serine hydrolase, which produces MRIRFVKPLLGGLFALALGSPAPVAAQTASAPNRFVADSLDRYIQRGMRQWQIPGLAVVVVKDGQVVVSKGYGVRDVVKKEPIDDKTLFLIASNSKLFTGTALANLEQQKKLSLNDPATKYLPGFQLYDPVSTQLTTVRDLLGHHLGTKTFQGDFAFWDSNFSREEIIERMRTLKPVYQFRQDYGYCNAGFLAAGEIIPRVTGGTTWENYVEQTMLKPLGMGNTYMLTAGFEKRPNIALPYSNAYGPLAVLPIDQIDNLGPAGSMVSSVSDLGKWLQCQLDSGKYQGQQVLPWAAVRRTRDPNTLISTRKSSFLPEHFRTYGLGVFAADYNGRQVYWHTGGATGYVSNTCFVPEERLGIAVLTNQDNQSFFEALRYQLLDAYLGMPYVDRSRQLWNRSQPARDETRQQIAQLSARVAKKNKPAVALKTYAGQYTHPVYGPISIEAKGKQLIIRFSRHPELRATLDYMDGQEFRATYSNLTYGIYPATFVVDNGQVKSVELRVNDGIDQDPYVFTKG; this is translated from the coding sequence ATGCGTATTCGCTTTGTTAAGCCGCTACTCGGCGGCTTGTTTGCCCTGGCCCTAGGTAGCCCGGCGCCGGTTGCGGCCCAAACGGCCTCGGCGCCCAACCGTTTCGTGGCCGATTCGCTTGATCGGTACATCCAGCGCGGTATGCGCCAGTGGCAAATTCCGGGTTTGGCGGTGGTGGTGGTGAAGGACGGGCAAGTAGTAGTCAGCAAAGGCTACGGCGTGCGCGACGTGGTCAAGAAAGAGCCGATTGATGACAAAACGCTGTTTCTGATTGCCTCGAACAGCAAGCTGTTTACGGGCACGGCCCTGGCCAACCTCGAGCAGCAAAAGAAACTTTCGCTCAACGACCCGGCCACCAAGTACCTGCCCGGCTTTCAGCTCTACGACCCCGTAAGCACGCAGCTTACCACCGTGCGCGATTTGCTGGGCCACCACCTCGGCACCAAAACCTTCCAGGGCGACTTCGCTTTCTGGGATTCCAACTTTTCGCGCGAGGAGATTATCGAGCGCATGCGCACGCTGAAGCCGGTGTACCAGTTTCGGCAGGACTACGGCTACTGCAACGCCGGTTTTCTGGCCGCGGGCGAGATTATTCCGCGCGTAACGGGCGGCACCACCTGGGAGAATTACGTGGAGCAAACCATGCTGAAGCCCTTGGGCATGGGCAACACGTACATGCTCACGGCGGGCTTCGAGAAGCGCCCCAACATTGCCCTGCCCTACTCCAACGCCTACGGGCCGCTGGCCGTGCTGCCCATCGACCAGATCGACAACCTAGGGCCGGCCGGCAGCATGGTATCGAGCGTGAGCGACCTGGGCAAGTGGCTGCAGTGCCAGCTCGATAGCGGCAAGTACCAAGGCCAGCAGGTGCTGCCGTGGGCCGCCGTGCGCCGCACCCGCGACCCCAACACACTGATTTCCACGCGCAAATCCAGTTTCTTGCCCGAGCACTTCCGCACCTACGGCCTAGGTGTGTTTGCGGCCGATTACAACGGGCGGCAGGTGTACTGGCACACGGGCGGCGCCACCGGCTATGTCAGCAACACGTGCTTTGTGCCCGAGGAGCGCCTGGGAATTGCCGTGCTCACCAATCAGGATAACCAGAGCTTCTTCGAGGCCCTGCGCTACCAGCTGCTCGATGCGTACCTAGGCATGCCGTACGTCGACCGCAGCCGCCAGCTCTGGAACCGCAGCCAGCCTGCCCGCGACGAAACCCGCCAGCAAATTGCCCAGCTCAGCGCCCGCGTAGCCAAGAAAAACAAGCCCGCCGTGGCGCTGAAAACCTACGCCGGCCAGTACACGCACCCGGTTTACGGCCCCATCAGCATCGAGGCCAAGGGCAAGCAGCTGATTATCCGCTTCAGCCGCCACCCCGAGCTGCGCGCCACCCTCGACTACATGGACGGGCAGGAGTTCCGGGCCACGTACTCCAACCTCACCTACGGCATTTACCCGGCCACGTTCGTGGTGGATAACGGGCAGGTAAAATCGGTGGAGCTGCGCGTAAACGACGGCATCGACCAGGACCCGTACGTTTTCACGAAGGGGTAA
- the nfi gene encoding deoxyribonuclease V (cleaves DNA at apurinic or apyrimidinic sites) — MAYYRPYHPPADLALVRQLTQQQNEMRERQRIEPLIAPPKLIAGLDSSFPTEDTILSVIVVLTYPGLELVEKVYNYGPVDMPYVPGFLSFREAPNLIHAFAKLQHQPDVLMVDGHGYAHPRRMGIGAHIGILLDKPSLGVAKQVLTGQYHDPAPEKGNVTPLTDKKTGELIGEVVRMKDRVQPVFVSPGHRLDQATATALALGCAGGYKLPEPTRLADLWAAKFKSEVL, encoded by the coding sequence ATGGCCTACTACCGCCCCTATCACCCGCCCGCCGACCTTGCTTTGGTACGCCAACTCACGCAGCAGCAAAACGAAATGCGCGAGCGGCAGCGCATCGAGCCGCTGATTGCACCACCCAAGCTTATTGCCGGGCTCGATTCCTCCTTCCCGACCGAAGACACGATTTTGTCGGTGATTGTGGTGCTCACGTACCCGGGGCTGGAGCTGGTGGAAAAGGTGTACAACTACGGGCCGGTTGACATGCCCTACGTGCCAGGCTTCTTGTCCTTCCGCGAAGCGCCCAACCTCATTCATGCCTTTGCCAAGCTACAGCACCAGCCCGATGTGCTGATGGTAGATGGCCACGGCTACGCCCACCCGCGCCGCATGGGCATCGGAGCCCACATTGGTATCCTGCTCGATAAGCCCAGCCTGGGCGTGGCCAAGCAGGTACTTACCGGCCAGTACCACGACCCCGCGCCCGAGAAAGGCAACGTGACCCCGCTCACCGACAAGAAGACCGGCGAGCTGATTGGCGAAGTAGTGCGCATGAAAGACCGCGTGCAACCCGTGTTCGTGTCGCCGGGCCACCGCCTGGACCAGGCCACGGCCACCGCGCTGGCCTTGGGTTGCGCAGGCGGCTACAAGCTGCCCGAGCCCACGCGCCTGGCCGATTTGTGGGCTGCCAAGTTCAAAAGCGAAGTGCTTTAA
- a CDS encoding glutamate--tRNA ligase family protein, translating to MVSRLAPTPSGYLHLGNAVNFVLTWLLVRRAGGTLYLRIDDLDRNRLRRPYLESIFRTIEWLGIDYDHGPAGPDDFLRHYSQLLHQPEYNYLLRRLRLVPGLLHASTRSRTNGLEVPAGLDEPGVAWRAQVPLGTTVSFADGWQGTTRLDLGAAMPDFVLRKKDAVVAYQLASVADDLRLGTTLIVRGQDLLPSTAAQLWLAQQLPETAAFNATRVQFLHHPLLTDTDGRKLSKSQQQPLDRGVLNAATGPQPVYAAVARLLQLPPEAGVSLRALQQALAEA from the coding sequence GTGGTGTCGCGCCTAGCGCCCACGCCCAGCGGCTATTTGCACCTGGGCAACGCCGTAAACTTCGTGCTGACGTGGCTGCTCGTGCGCCGCGCCGGCGGCACCCTGTACCTGCGCATCGACGACCTCGACCGCAACCGCCTGCGCCGGCCGTACCTCGAGAGCATCTTCCGCACCATCGAGTGGCTGGGTATCGACTACGACCACGGCCCCGCTGGCCCTGACGACTTCCTGCGCCATTACTCGCAGCTACTGCATCAGCCCGAGTACAACTACCTGCTGCGCCGCCTGCGCCTGGTGCCCGGTTTGCTGCACGCCAGCACCCGCTCGCGCACCAACGGCCTCGAAGTGCCCGCCGGCCTCGACGAGCCCGGCGTAGCGTGGCGGGCGCAGGTACCGCTCGGCACCACCGTCAGCTTTGCCGATGGCTGGCAAGGCACCACCCGCCTCGACCTAGGCGCCGCCATGCCCGACTTTGTACTGCGCAAAAAGGACGCAGTAGTGGCTTACCAGCTGGCTTCTGTTGCTGATGACTTGCGCCTGGGTACCACGCTCATTGTGCGCGGCCAGGACTTACTGCCCAGCACCGCCGCCCAACTGTGGTTGGCTCAGCAACTACCCGAAACGGCCGCCTTCAACGCTACCCGAGTTCAGTTTTTACACCACCCGCTGCTGACCGATACCGATGGCCGCAAACTCAGCAAATCGCAGCAGCAACCCCTCGACCGCGGCGTGCTGAACGCTGCCACCGGGCCGCAGCCGGTGTACGCGGCCGTAGCCCGGCTGCTGCAATTGCCGCCCGAAGCCGGGGTATCGTTGCGGGCGCTGCAACAGGCGTTGGCCGAGGCCTGA
- a CDS encoding efflux RND transporter periplasmic adaptor subunit, which produces MLHRSTSYFRYILLAALGACNSAPAEQPQEQAATEATTPTAENEVHLSADELRVAGVRTGRVSYQSAAGVLRVNGSLEAPPQSLVVLSAPLGGYIERLPLLPGAHVRKGEAVAVVRNPEFIQVQQDYRQVLSQLEYARTEMERQRQLVQEEVAPAKNYQRAQAEYRSLQAQRDALAARLRLAGLPVRASGAMATTAELRAPISGFVRHVRATTGQTVTSTDPVAELVDPTHLHVELTVFEKDAPRVKMGQPLRFTLASDSAGTEHTARITLVSRAVDPEARTVSVHAHPDEEDNPALLPGMFVRAAIQTEAGKPSATTPTLPEAAVVDYEGRSYIFVQPNAAEARYRMVEVRRAGAVENGTVPVVLPATVTAETQVVTTGAYSLLGKLKNTAEE; this is translated from the coding sequence ATGCTTCACCGCTCAACTTCATACTTCCGATACATCCTGCTGGCAGCCCTAGGTGCCTGCAACTCCGCGCCGGCCGAGCAGCCGCAGGAGCAAGCCGCCACCGAAGCCACCACACCAACCGCCGAAAACGAGGTGCATCTCAGCGCCGATGAGTTACGCGTAGCGGGAGTGCGCACCGGCCGCGTCAGCTACCAATCGGCGGCGGGCGTGCTGCGCGTAAACGGCTCGTTGGAGGCTCCGCCGCAAAGCTTAGTGGTGCTGAGTGCGCCCCTAGGTGGTTACATCGAGCGGCTGCCGCTGCTGCCGGGCGCCCACGTGCGCAAGGGCGAGGCCGTAGCCGTGGTACGCAACCCCGAGTTTATTCAGGTGCAGCAGGATTACCGCCAGGTGCTGAGCCAACTCGAGTACGCACGCACCGAAATGGAGCGCCAGCGCCAGCTGGTGCAGGAAGAAGTAGCCCCGGCCAAAAATTACCAGCGCGCCCAAGCCGAATACCGCAGCCTGCAGGCCCAGCGCGATGCTTTGGCTGCGCGGCTGCGCCTGGCGGGTTTGCCGGTGCGGGCCAGCGGCGCTATGGCTACTACGGCCGAGCTGCGGGCTCCCATCAGCGGGTTTGTACGCCATGTGCGCGCCACCACCGGGCAAACCGTAACCTCCACCGACCCCGTAGCCGAACTCGTCGACCCCACGCACCTGCACGTGGAGCTGACGGTGTTTGAGAAAGACGCGCCTAGGGTGAAAATGGGCCAGCCGCTGCGCTTTACGCTTGCGTCCGACTCGGCTGGTACCGAGCACACCGCGCGCATCACGCTGGTAAGCCGCGCCGTCGACCCCGAAGCGCGAACCGTGAGCGTGCACGCCCACCCCGACGAGGAAGACAACCCCGCTTTGCTGCCGGGCATGTTTGTGCGCGCCGCCATCCAAACCGAAGCCGGCAAGCCATCGGCCACTACGCCCACGTTGCCCGAGGCCGCGGTGGTCGATTACGAAGGCCGCAGTTACATCTTCGTGCAGCCGAACGCTGCTGAGGCGCGCTACCGCATGGTAGAGGTGCGCCGGGCCGGGGCCGTCGAAAACGGCACCGTGCCAGTGGTGCTGCCGGCCACCGTTACGGCCGAAACCCAGGTGGTAACCACGGGCGCCTATAGCCTACTGGGTAAGCTGAAAAATACGGCCGAAGAGTAG